A stretch of Rhododendron vialii isolate Sample 1 chromosome 4a, ASM3025357v1 DNA encodes these proteins:
- the LOC131323086 gene encoding tricyclene synthase EBOS, chloroplastic-like isoform X3, translating to MRMSIHMFFAPHPTCSKQKSVHCAYLHSSAMVEGYSQQPSERQSAHYQPTAWNSNFVKSLENRNNTDEIQKQRAETLKEDVRAMIGDTYANSLTILELIDDIQRLGLSYHFDKDIKRALDKIILSVNGNNVMKDQKIGVHAIALCFRLCRQHGYEVSQDVFKRFKDENGNFMESLSKDTKGLLSLYEASYFSFDGEQLMEEAKVFTAKHLKGKIANKDLVEQINNALEMPLQHRMLRLEARWYIEAYGKRKDANYLLLEMAKLEFNMVQSMLQGELKDMSRWWEDIDLGKRLSFTRDRLMECYFWNVGLIFEPKFSDCRKSLTKLTVFITTIDDVYDVYGSLDELELFTAAVHRWDIEAVETLPDYMKLCFLALYNTTNEMAYDSLKRKGVNIIPHLKRAWADICKAFLMEAKWCSNKSETPTFKAYLDNALISVSGVLMLVHVYFLLTETITKEALECLEKKYHPLVECSSLIFRFSNDLATSKAELERGESANSILCYMHEIGVSEQEARKHISSLIEETWKKMNKERVAADSPFEKPFIETAFNLARIAQCTYQYGDGHGAPDNKAKNRVLSVIIEPITLVQRLQHRSNLLDTVS from the exons ATGCGAATGTCCATTCATATGTTCTTTGCTCCACATCCGACTTGTTCGAAACAAAAATCTGTACATTGCGCTTACCTTCATTCCTCAGCAATGGTTGAAGGATATTCACAACAACCTTCCGAAAGGCAATCCGCCCATTACCAGCCAACTGCTTGGAATTCTAATTTCGTCAAGTCTTTGGAAAATCGCAATAATACA GATGAAATACAGAAGCAGAGGGCAGAGACATTGAAGGAGGATGTAAGGGCTATGATTGGGGATACATATGCAAATTCATTGACAATACTCGAACTGATAGATGATATTCAACGCTTGGGATTGAGCTATCACTTTGACAAGGATATCAAGAGAGCACTTGATAAAATTATACTATCGGTGAATGGAAATAATGTGATGAAAGATCAAAAGATTGGTGTTCATGCTATTGCGCTCTGCTTTAGGCTCTGTAGGCAACATGGCTATGAGGTCTCCCAAG ATGTGTTTAAGAGATTCAAGGACGAAAATGGAAACTTCATGGAATCCCTAAGCAAGGACACCAAGGGATTGCTAAGTTTGTATGAAGCTTCTTACTTTTCATTTGATGGAGAACAACTCATGGAAGAGGCCAAAGTATTCACAGCCAAACATCTGAAGGGAAAGATAGCGAACAAAGACCTCGTGGAACAAATAAATAATGCACTGGAAATGCCTTTGCAACATAGGATGCTGAGGCTTGAGGCAAGGTGGTATATTGAAGCTTATGGTAAAAGGAAAGATGCAAATTATTTGCTGCTTGAAATGGCTAAGTTGGAGTTCAACATGGTGCAATCTATGCTTCAAGGAGAGCTCAAAGACATGTCAAG gTGGTGGGAAGATATAGACTTGGGAAAAAGGTTGAGTTTTACGAGGGACAGACTGATGGAATGCTACTTTTGGAAtgtgggtttgatttttgagCCCAAATTCAGTGATTGCCGGAAGAGTTTAACGAAATTGACGGTTTTCATAACCACCATTGATGATGTCTATGACGTTTATGGATCATTGGATGAGCTTGAACTATTCACAGCAGCTGTTCACAG ATGGGATATAGAGGCTGTGGAAACCCTTCCCGACTACATGAAGTTGTGCTTCCTAGCTCTCTACAACACCACCAATGAAATGGCTTATGACAGTCTTAAACGAAAAGGAGTTAACATCATCCCACACTTAAAAAGAGCG TGGGCAGATATATGCAAAGCATTCTTGATGGAAGCAAAGTGGTGTTCAAACAAATCAGAGACTCCAACATTTAAGGCATATCTTGACAATGCGTTGATTTCGGTATCGGGGGTGCTTATGTTAGTCCATGTCTACTTCTTATTGACTGAAACTATTACAAAAGAGGCTCTGGAGTGCTTAGAGAAGAAGTACCATCCTCTTGTGGAGTGTTCATCTCTCATTTTTCGTTTTTCCAATGATTTGGCCACATCCAAG GCTGAGTTGGAGAGAGGTGAATCTGCAAACTCAATCCTCTGTTACATGCACGAAATCGGAGTTTCTGAACAAGAAGCCCGAAAGCACATAAGCAGTTTGATCGAGGAAACgtggaagaagatgaacaaaGAACGAGTAGCAGCTGATTCTCCATTTGAGAAACCGTTTATTGAAACGGCTTTTAACCTTGCTCGGATCGCCCAATGCACTTACCAATACGGAGATGGGCATGGAGCTCCGGATAACAAAGCAAAGAACCGGGTTTTATCAGTGATAATTGAACCCATTACACTTGTGCAGAGACTTCAACACCGGTCAAATTTGTTAGATACTGTTTCTTAA
- the LOC131323086 gene encoding tricyclene synthase EBOS, chloroplastic-like isoform X1, with product MSLHQFFVPIRSIPSTLGLPPHLTRKPVHSSTRTRLYCLQSSKMADQDSQQTLQRRSANYQPTAWNSDFIKSLKNHNVDEIQKQRAETLKEDVRAMIGDTYANSLTILELIDDIQRLGLSYHFDKDIKRALDKIILSVNGNNVMKDQKIGVHAIALCFRLCRQHGYEVSQDVFKRFKDENGNFMESLSKDTKGLLSLYEASYFSFDGEQLMEEAKVFTAKHLKGKIANKDLVEQINNALEMPLQHRMLRLEARWYIEAYGKRKDANYLLLEMAKLEFNMVQSMLQGELKDMSRWWEDIDLGKRLSFTRDRLMECYFWNVGLIFEPKFSDCRKSLTKLTVFITTIDDVYDVYGSLDELELFTAAVHRWDIEAVETLPDYMKLCFLALYNTTNEMAYDSLKRKGVNIIPHLKRAWADICKAFLMEAKWCSNKSETPTFKAYLDNALISVSGVLMLVHVYFLLTETITKEALECLEKKYHPLVECSSLIFRFSNDLATSKAELERGESANSILCYMHEIGVSEQEARKHISSLIEETWKKMNKERVAADSPFEKPFIETAFNLARIAQCTYQYGDGHGAPDNKAKNRVLSVIIEPITLVQRLQHRSNLLDTVS from the exons ATGTCTCTCCATCAGTTTTTCGTGCCAATCCGATCGATTCCTTCAACACTTGGCCTTCCACCGCATCTCACGCGAAAACCTGTGCACTCCAGTACTCGTACAAGATTGTACTGCCTCCAATCCTCAAAAATGGCTGATCAAGATTCACAACAAACTTTACAAAGGCGATCTGCGAATTATCAGCCAACTGCTTGGAATTCTGATTTTATCAAGTCCTTGAAAAATCACAATGTC GATGAAATACAGAAGCAGAGGGCAGAGACATTGAAGGAGGATGTAAGGGCTATGATTGGGGATACATATGCAAATTCATTGACAATACTCGAACTGATAGATGATATTCAACGCTTGGGATTGAGCTATCACTTTGACAAGGATATCAAGAGAGCACTTGATAAAATTATACTATCGGTGAATGGAAATAATGTGATGAAAGATCAAAAGATTGGTGTTCATGCTATTGCGCTCTGCTTTAGGCTCTGTAGGCAACATGGCTATGAGGTCTCCCAAG ATGTGTTTAAGAGATTCAAGGACGAAAATGGAAACTTCATGGAATCCCTAAGCAAGGACACCAAGGGATTGCTAAGTTTGTATGAAGCTTCTTACTTTTCATTTGATGGAGAACAACTCATGGAAGAGGCCAAAGTATTCACAGCCAAACATCTGAAGGGAAAGATAGCGAACAAAGACCTCGTGGAACAAATAAATAATGCACTGGAAATGCCTTTGCAACATAGGATGCTGAGGCTTGAGGCAAGGTGGTATATTGAAGCTTATGGTAAAAGGAAAGATGCAAATTATTTGCTGCTTGAAATGGCTAAGTTGGAGTTCAACATGGTGCAATCTATGCTTCAAGGAGAGCTCAAAGACATGTCAAG gTGGTGGGAAGATATAGACTTGGGAAAAAGGTTGAGTTTTACGAGGGACAGACTGATGGAATGCTACTTTTGGAAtgtgggtttgatttttgagCCCAAATTCAGTGATTGCCGGAAGAGTTTAACGAAATTGACGGTTTTCATAACCACCATTGATGATGTCTATGACGTTTATGGATCATTGGATGAGCTTGAACTATTCACAGCAGCTGTTCACAG ATGGGATATAGAGGCTGTGGAAACCCTTCCCGACTACATGAAGTTGTGCTTCCTAGCTCTCTACAACACCACCAATGAAATGGCTTATGACAGTCTTAAACGAAAAGGAGTTAACATCATCCCACACTTAAAAAGAGCG TGGGCAGATATATGCAAAGCATTCTTGATGGAAGCAAAGTGGTGTTCAAACAAATCAGAGACTCCAACATTTAAGGCATATCTTGACAATGCGTTGATTTCGGTATCGGGGGTGCTTATGTTAGTCCATGTCTACTTCTTATTGACTGAAACTATTACAAAAGAGGCTCTGGAGTGCTTAGAGAAGAAGTACCATCCTCTTGTGGAGTGTTCATCTCTCATTTTTCGTTTTTCCAATGATTTGGCCACATCCAAG GCTGAGTTGGAGAGAGGTGAATCTGCAAACTCAATCCTCTGTTACATGCACGAAATCGGAGTTTCTGAACAAGAAGCCCGAAAGCACATAAGCAGTTTGATCGAGGAAACgtggaagaagatgaacaaaGAACGAGTAGCAGCTGATTCTCCATTTGAGAAACCGTTTATTGAAACGGCTTTTAACCTTGCTCGGATCGCCCAATGCACTTACCAATACGGAGATGGGCATGGAGCTCCGGATAACAAAGCAAAGAACCGGGTTTTATCAGTGATAATTGAACCCATTACACTTGTGCAGAGACTTCAACACCGGTCAAATTTGTTAGATACTGTTTCTTAA